One Micromonospora eburnea genomic region harbors:
- a CDS encoding rhomboid family intramembrane serine protease produces the protein MEPISTGEPPADEAATTCYRHPRRETLLRCTRCDRHICPDCMREAPVGHRCPDCVREDNRTVRQARTVFGGRPVSRPLVTYLLIGLIVLVYLAELAQPAVMDRFDGLGTGLVDDAGQRYVDDGGTYLGYEPIGIAHGEWYRLITSAFLHLLPTQGTFGILHIVFNLYWLWLLGRVVEERLGHLRYLTVYLLAAFGGSVLAFLISPQQAVVGASGAVYGLAGCYVVLTRRLHHHPIDRNRVLIPFLLWMVLSAGWTSWEGHLGGLLTGGAVAVAMAYAPAKRRTLVQAAVAVGLAVLLVVLVVLRSVDIGG, from the coding sequence ATGGAACCGATCAGCACCGGCGAACCGCCGGCCGACGAGGCGGCCACCACCTGCTACCGGCACCCCCGGCGGGAGACCCTGCTGCGCTGCACCCGCTGCGACCGCCACATCTGTCCGGACTGCATGCGCGAGGCGCCGGTCGGGCACCGCTGCCCGGACTGCGTACGCGAGGACAACCGCACGGTCCGTCAGGCCCGTACGGTGTTCGGCGGCCGTCCGGTCAGCCGGCCGCTGGTGACGTACCTGCTGATCGGGTTGATCGTGCTGGTCTATCTGGCCGAGTTGGCCCAGCCGGCGGTCATGGACCGGTTCGACGGACTCGGCACCGGGCTGGTCGACGACGCCGGCCAGCGGTACGTCGACGACGGCGGTACCTACCTGGGGTACGAGCCGATCGGCATCGCGCACGGCGAGTGGTACCGACTGATCACCTCGGCGTTCCTGCACCTGCTGCCCACCCAGGGCACGTTCGGCATCCTGCACATCGTCTTCAATCTGTACTGGCTCTGGCTGCTCGGTCGGGTCGTCGAGGAACGGCTGGGCCACCTGCGCTACCTGACCGTCTACCTGCTCGCCGCGTTCGGCGGGTCGGTGCTGGCCTTCCTCATCTCCCCACAGCAGGCGGTCGTCGGCGCCTCCGGCGCGGTGTACGGGCTGGCCGGCTGCTACGTCGTTCTCACCCGGCGCCTGCACCACCATCCGATCGACCGCAACCGGGTCCTCATCCCGTTCCTGCTCTGGATGGTGCTCTCCGCCGGCTGGACCTCGTGGGAGGGACACCTGGGCGGCCTGCTCACCGGCGGTGCCGTCGCGGTCGCGATGGCGTACGCGCCGGCGAAGCGGCGCACCCTGGTGCAGGCGGCGGTGGCGGTCGGGCTGGCGGTGCTGCTCGTCGTGCTGGTCGTGCTGAGGTCGGTCGACATCGGCGGCTGA
- a CDS encoding ABC transporter ATP-binding protein — MADIVLDKVSKRFPDGTMAVREVDLEIADGEFVILVGPSGCGKSTTLNMIAGLEDISSGELRIAGERINDKAPRDRDIAMVFQSYALYPNMTVRENMAFPLRLAKLDKDTINSKVEEAAKVLELTPLLDRKPANLSGGQRQRVAMGRAIVRQPNAFLMDEPLSNLDAKLRVQMRTVVSRLQKQLGTTTVYVTHDQTEAMTLGDRVVIMRGGAVQQVGPPQELYDHPRNLFVAGFIGSPSMNFLPAAVEDGRLRTALGDVPIGDRVRRQLSGADAPRELILGIRPEHFEDAALIDDETRRRGMEFEAPVEIVESMGSDKYVYLTVEGERASAAELEELAVDAGASDFTGAGASLVTRLSTESPVREGESRRVWFNLEKIHLFDPSTGRNLTLHEGRAAGALAD, encoded by the coding sequence GTGGCTGACATCGTGCTCGACAAGGTGAGCAAGCGGTTCCCGGACGGGACCATGGCGGTGCGGGAGGTCGACCTGGAGATCGCCGACGGCGAGTTCGTCATCCTGGTCGGTCCGTCCGGCTGCGGGAAGTCCACCACCCTCAACATGATCGCCGGGCTGGAGGACATCAGCTCCGGCGAGCTGCGAATCGCCGGGGAGCGGATCAACGACAAGGCTCCCCGGGACCGGGACATCGCGATGGTGTTCCAGTCGTACGCGCTGTACCCGAACATGACCGTGCGGGAGAACATGGCCTTCCCGCTGCGGCTGGCGAAGCTCGACAAGGACACGATCAATTCCAAGGTCGAGGAGGCGGCGAAGGTCCTGGAGCTGACCCCGCTGCTGGACCGCAAGCCGGCCAACCTCTCCGGTGGGCAGCGGCAGCGGGTGGCGATGGGCCGGGCGATCGTGCGGCAGCCCAACGCGTTCCTGATGGACGAGCCGCTGTCCAACCTGGATGCCAAGCTGCGGGTGCAGATGCGCACGGTGGTGTCCCGGCTGCAGAAGCAGCTCGGCACCACCACCGTCTACGTGACCCATGACCAGACCGAGGCGATGACCCTGGGCGACCGGGTGGTGATCATGCGGGGTGGCGCGGTGCAGCAGGTCGGCCCGCCGCAGGAGCTCTACGACCACCCGCGCAACCTGTTCGTCGCCGGTTTCATCGGCTCGCCGTCGATGAACTTCCTGCCCGCCGCCGTCGAGGACGGGCGCCTGCGGACCGCGCTCGGCGACGTGCCGATCGGTGACCGGGTACGCCGGCAACTGTCCGGGGCCGACGCGCCGCGCGAGCTGATCCTCGGCATCCGTCCGGAGCACTTCGAGGACGCCGCGCTGATCGACGACGAGACCCGCCGCCGGGGCATGGAGTTCGAGGCGCCGGTCGAGATCGTCGAGTCGATGGGTTCGGACAAGTACGTCTACCTCACCGTCGAAGGCGAGCGTGCCAGCGCGGCCGAGTTGGAGGAGCTGGCCGTCGACGCGGGTGCCAGCGACTTCACCGGCGCCGGCGCGAGCCTGGTCACCCGGCTGTCGACGGAGTCGCCGGTGCGGGAGGGGGAGAGCCGGCGGGTCTGGTTCAACCTGGAGAAGATCCACCTGTTCGACCCGTCCACCGGGCGGAACCTGACCCTGCACGAGGGCCGTGCCGCCGGCGCGCTCGCGGACTGA
- a CDS encoding carbohydrate ABC transporter permease, producing MSVNATPTGAEVAAEAERAAGRHAAVPAQRARRQARPPLSENKRAERRLGWLLCAPAALVMLLVTGYPIVYSVWLSLQRFDLRFPDQREFVGLDNYATVLTNQFWWTAFGVTALITVVTVAVELVLGMGLALVMHRTLVGRGVVRTAALIPYGIVTVVAAFSWRYAWTPGTGYLANLFDGSAPLTERASSLAIIMLAEIWKTTPFMALLLMAGLALVPEDLLKAAATDGATGWQRFTKVMLPVMKPAILVALLFRTLDAFRVFDNIYILTAGGNETSSVSMLAYNNLIRGLNLGVGSTMSVLIFLTVAVIAFVFVKLFGTAAPGSDEGERR from the coding sequence ATGAGCGTGAACGCGACTCCCACGGGGGCCGAGGTCGCCGCCGAGGCGGAGCGCGCCGCCGGGCGGCATGCCGCGGTGCCGGCGCAGCGGGCCCGCCGCCAGGCGAGGCCGCCGCTGAGTGAGAACAAGCGGGCCGAGCGGCGGCTGGGCTGGTTGCTCTGCGCGCCGGCCGCGCTGGTCATGCTGCTGGTCACCGGGTACCCGATCGTCTACTCGGTCTGGCTGTCCCTGCAACGGTTCGACCTGCGTTTCCCCGACCAGCGCGAGTTCGTCGGGCTGGACAACTACGCGACCGTGCTGACCAACCAGTTCTGGTGGACGGCGTTCGGGGTCACCGCGTTGATCACCGTGGTCACCGTCGCGGTGGAGCTGGTGCTGGGCATGGGTCTGGCACTGGTCATGCATCGGACGCTGGTCGGGCGGGGCGTCGTGCGCACCGCGGCGCTGATCCCGTACGGCATCGTCACGGTCGTCGCCGCGTTCTCCTGGCGGTACGCCTGGACGCCCGGCACGGGCTACCTCGCGAACCTCTTCGACGGCAGCGCGCCGTTGACCGAGCGGGCCAGCTCGCTGGCGATCATCATGCTGGCCGAGATCTGGAAGACCACGCCGTTCATGGCTCTGCTGCTGATGGCCGGTCTGGCGTTGGTGCCGGAGGACCTGCTCAAGGCGGCAGCCACCGACGGCGCGACCGGCTGGCAGCGGTTCACGAAGGTGATGCTGCCGGTGATGAAGCCGGCGATCCTGGTCGCTCTGCTGTTCCGCACGCTGGACGCGTTCCGGGTCTTCGACAACATCTACATCCTGACCGCGGGCGGCAACGAGACGTCGTCGGTGTCGATGCTGGCCTACAACAACCTGATCCGGGGTCTGAACCTCGGTGTCGGCTCGACGATGTCGGTGCTGATCTTCCTCACCGTGGCGGTCATCGCCTTCGTGTTCGTGAAGTTGTTCGGCACCGCTGCCCCGGGCAGCGACGAGGGGGAGAGGCGCTGA
- a CDS encoding carbohydrate ABC transporter permease, with amino-acid sequence MATETTMRAKLRWGLLDVIVVVFALIPVLWIASLSFKTPATLTDGKFIPREWTLDNYRTIFATDQFVRALANSIGIALIATAIAVVLGAMAAYAISRLAFPGKRLLVGVSLLIAMFPQVSLVSPLFEIERQLGLFDTWPGLILPYITFALPLAIYTLSAFFKQIPWDLEKAAKMDGATQGQAFRRVIAPLAAPGLFTTAILVFIFCWNDFLFAISLTSTERSRTVPAALSFFTGASQFEDPTGAICAAAVVITIPIIGFVLFFQRRIVSGLTSGAVKG; translated from the coding sequence ATGGCTACGGAAACCACCATGCGGGCGAAGCTGCGCTGGGGTCTGCTCGACGTCATCGTCGTCGTCTTCGCGCTGATCCCGGTGCTCTGGATCGCCTCGCTGTCGTTCAAGACCCCGGCCACGCTCACCGACGGGAAGTTCATCCCCCGGGAGTGGACGTTGGACAACTACCGGACGATCTTCGCCACCGACCAGTTCGTCCGGGCCCTGGCCAACTCGATCGGCATCGCGCTGATCGCCACCGCGATCGCGGTGGTGCTGGGCGCGATGGCCGCGTACGCGATCTCCCGGCTGGCCTTTCCGGGCAAGCGGCTGCTGGTCGGGGTGTCCCTGCTGATCGCGATGTTCCCGCAGGTGTCGCTGGTGTCGCCGCTGTTCGAGATCGAGCGGCAGCTCGGCCTCTTCGACACCTGGCCGGGGCTGATCCTGCCGTACATCACGTTCGCGCTGCCGCTGGCGATCTACACGCTGTCGGCGTTCTTCAAGCAGATCCCGTGGGACCTGGAGAAGGCGGCGAAGATGGACGGCGCCACCCAGGGCCAGGCGTTCCGGCGGGTGATCGCCCCGCTGGCTGCGCCCGGGCTGTTCACCACGGCCATTCTGGTTTTCATCTTCTGCTGGAACGACTTCCTGTTCGCCATCTCGCTGACCTCCACCGAGCGGTCCCGTACGGTGCCGGCGGCGTTGTCGTTCTTCACCGGCGCGTCGCAGTTCGAGGACCCCACCGGGGCGATCTGTGCCGCCGCCGTGGTGATCACCATTCCGATCATCGGATTCGTGCTCTTCTTCCAGCGCCGCATCGTCTCCGGCCTGACCTCCGGCGCCGTCAAGGGATAG
- a CDS encoding DUF4184 family protein, translated as MPLTFPSHLAPVLPLKLWRPHWFDGVALATGAVAPDVGYLFTGTRFDVGPRAHTLGGLLWWCLPVALAYAWVVRRVIAGVAVHLPGERLFAWRDHAALAGVRHPWQVTVCSVLIGAFSHVAWDRVTHTERWLRLLGIRDFHAATGIHWWLFSDLLSTAVGAAVVVALALRAAHRREVFHGVRPPAPPARPAVFWAVALPVTAAGALLLPGLPAATVPAPAGVRLLHLAALALIAGAAAAGGLAPARPGAGRVDHLAQKQRQAR; from the coding sequence GTGCCGCTGACCTTCCCGTCACACCTGGCGCCGGTGCTGCCGCTGAAGCTGTGGCGACCGCACTGGTTCGACGGCGTGGCACTGGCCACCGGTGCGGTGGCGCCGGACGTCGGCTACCTGTTCACCGGCACCCGGTTCGACGTCGGCCCGCGCGCCCACACCCTCGGCGGGCTGCTCTGGTGGTGCCTGCCGGTCGCGCTCGCGTACGCCTGGGTCGTCCGCCGGGTGATCGCCGGGGTCGCGGTGCACCTGCCCGGTGAGCGCCTGTTCGCCTGGCGGGACCACGCGGCGCTGGCCGGGGTCCGCCATCCCTGGCAGGTGACGGTCTGCTCGGTGCTGATCGGGGCGTTCAGCCACGTCGCCTGGGACCGGGTCACGCACACCGAGCGCTGGCTGCGGCTGCTGGGGATCCGGGACTTTCACGCCGCGACCGGGATCCACTGGTGGCTGTTCTCGGATCTGCTCAGCACCGCGGTGGGCGCTGCCGTCGTGGTCGCCCTGGCGTTGCGGGCCGCCCACCGGCGGGAGGTCTTCCACGGCGTACGGCCGCCCGCGCCGCCGGCTCGGCCCGCCGTCTTCTGGGCGGTGGCGTTGCCGGTAACCGCGGCCGGCGCGCTGCTGCTGCCCGGCCTCCCGGCCGCCACCGTCCCGGCGCCGGCCGGGGTGCGGCTGCTGCACCTGGCGGCGCTCGCGTTGATCGCCGGGGCCGCCGCGGCCGGCGGCCTGGCTCCGGCCCGGCCGGGCGCGGGCCGCGTTGATCACCTCGCGCAGAAACAGCGTCAGGCTCGCTGA
- a CDS encoding flagellar motor switch protein FliG — MSEPHVTLDPGGLDPVQRKLRGPLEDQLTSALQAATERVRASYAGEPVEEVCRRLLDETRVGLHPDIAAGFQPDMEEFCRVAVAIVRGEIA; from the coding sequence GTGTCGGAGCCACATGTCACGCTGGACCCGGGCGGGCTGGACCCGGTGCAGCGGAAGCTGCGCGGCCCGCTGGAGGATCAGCTGACTTCGGCGCTGCAGGCGGCCACCGAACGGGTCCGCGCCAGCTACGCGGGCGAACCCGTCGAGGAGGTCTGCCGCCGGCTGCTCGACGAGACCCGCGTCGGCCTGCACCCCGACATCGCCGCCGGTTTCCAGCCCGACATGGAGGAGTTCTGCCGGGTGGCCGTGGCGATCGTCCGGGGCGAGATCGCCTGA
- a CDS encoding PadR family transcriptional regulator, producing MAPSAAMREPTYFLLVTLLDGPLHGHGIIKRAEEISGGRVRLAAGTLYAALDRLTREGLVEAVQQETVNGRVRRYYALTVAGGIAVRTEADRMAQAASLVASRPSGRTVSPAVRPAVGPA from the coding sequence ATGGCTCCCAGTGCCGCAATGCGCGAACCGACGTACTTCCTCCTGGTCACCTTGCTCGACGGCCCGCTGCACGGGCACGGAATCATCAAACGGGCGGAGGAAATCTCCGGCGGACGTGTACGCCTGGCCGCTGGAACCCTGTACGCCGCCCTCGACCGGCTCACCCGGGAAGGGCTCGTCGAGGCAGTCCAACAGGAGACTGTCAACGGGCGCGTCCGCCGGTACTACGCGCTGACGGTCGCCGGCGGTATCGCCGTCCGCACCGAGGCCGACCGCATGGCACAGGCGGCGAGCCTGGTCGCCTCGCGTCCGTCCGGGCGTACCGTTTCCCCCGCCGTGCGGCCGGCGGTGGGGCCCGCATGA
- a CDS encoding ABC transporter substrate-binding protein, producing MTTDLDAAAHRRRPARRAAAAAAALALVAPLAACGSGGESGTPTINLYYPPEQNLQKVVDDCNGQAQGRYRIVYRVLPREADDQRVQMVRRLAARDSGMDVLGLDVTWTQEFASAHWIREWTGQDRAEAERGTLAGPLDTARYEGRLYAAPKNTNVQLLWYRTDLVPEPPRTWDEMISVAQRLKEQGKPYQVLTMGAQYEGLVVLYNTLAESAGGRILSDDGKNVVLDEGAVKALDQLRKLATSGVTSPSFSNATEDPVRLEFQSGAGAFEVNWPFVYPAMQEAAPEMAKKVKWARVPGIDADTPSKVTIGGVNLAVSSYSKHPAESFEAARCIRDAKNQKFSAVNDGVPPTIEQVYDDPEMDKAYPMKETILQELKEPAVRPLTPAYQSISTVVSAMLSPPSAIRPEQTAADLRKAIGDALESKGVLP from the coding sequence ATGACGACAGACCTCGACGCGGCCGCGCACCGGCGACGGCCGGCCAGACGTGCGGCGGCGGCCGCCGCCGCGTTGGCGTTGGTGGCCCCGTTGGCGGCCTGCGGGTCCGGTGGTGAGAGCGGTACGCCGACGATCAACCTGTACTACCCGCCGGAGCAGAACCTGCAGAAGGTGGTCGACGACTGCAACGGCCAGGCCCAGGGGCGCTACCGGATCGTCTACCGGGTGCTGCCGCGGGAGGCCGACGACCAGCGGGTGCAGATGGTGCGCCGGCTGGCCGCGCGGGACAGCGGGATGGACGTGCTCGGCCTCGACGTCACCTGGACGCAGGAGTTCGCCAGCGCGCACTGGATCCGGGAGTGGACCGGTCAGGACAGGGCCGAGGCGGAGCGGGGCACCCTCGCCGGTCCGCTGGACACCGCCCGCTACGAGGGCAGGCTCTACGCCGCGCCGAAGAACACCAACGTCCAGCTGCTGTGGTATCGCACGGATCTGGTGCCCGAACCGCCGAGGACCTGGGACGAGATGATCTCCGTCGCGCAGCGGCTGAAGGAGCAGGGCAAGCCGTACCAGGTGCTCACCATGGGCGCCCAGTACGAGGGGCTGGTCGTCCTCTACAACACCCTGGCGGAGAGCGCCGGCGGCAGGATCCTCAGCGACGACGGCAAGAACGTCGTGTTGGACGAGGGCGCCGTCAAGGCTCTCGACCAGCTGCGGAAGCTCGCCACGTCGGGCGTGACGTCGCCGTCGTTCAGCAACGCCACCGAGGATCCGGTCCGGCTGGAGTTCCAGTCCGGCGCCGGCGCCTTCGAGGTCAACTGGCCGTTCGTGTATCCGGCGATGCAGGAGGCGGCGCCGGAGATGGCGAAGAAGGTGAAGTGGGCGCGGGTGCCGGGGATCGACGCGGATACGCCGAGCAAGGTCACCATCGGTGGCGTCAACCTGGCGGTCAGCAGCTACTCGAAGCACCCGGCGGAGTCCTTCGAGGCGGCCAGGTGCATCCGTGACGCGAAGAACCAGAAGTTCTCCGCGGTCAACGACGGTGTGCCGCCGACCATCGAGCAGGTCTACGACGACCCGGAGATGGACAAGGCGTACCCGATGAAGGAGACCATCCTCCAGGAGCTGAAGGAGCCGGCGGTCCGGCCGCTGACCCCGGCCTATCAGAGCATCTCCACGGTCGTGTCGGCGATGCTGTCGCCGCCGTCGGCGATCCGGCCCGAGCAGACCGCCGCCGACCTGCGCAAGGCCATCGGCGACGCCCTCGAGTCGAAGGGGGTCCTGCCGTGA
- a CDS encoding HAD family hydrolase, with translation MGQVMGRREAEVLVFDADDTLWENNILFERVIDDFLDWLEHPTLDRAEIRAVLDDIERANAVTHGYGSKVFLRSLGECLEKLRRRPATEQERAEIEGLAVALIGHQVELMPGVAKTLDDLATRHELLLLTKGEQEEQQRKLDACGLLHHFRAAHIVPEKDVDTYHWLAREHGFEPAGAWMIGNSPRSDIRPARAAGMNAVFIPNENTWVLEDDELDPGDTGVIRLAAFSDLLQHF, from the coding sequence ATGGGGCAGGTTATGGGACGCCGCGAGGCAGAGGTGCTCGTCTTCGACGCCGACGACACGCTCTGGGAGAACAACATTCTCTTCGAGCGGGTGATCGACGACTTCCTCGACTGGCTGGAGCACCCGACGCTGGACCGGGCGGAGATCCGGGCCGTCCTCGACGACATCGAGCGGGCCAACGCCGTCACGCACGGCTACGGCAGCAAGGTGTTCCTGCGCAGCCTGGGGGAGTGCCTGGAGAAGCTGCGGCGGCGCCCGGCGACCGAGCAGGAGCGCGCGGAGATCGAGGGCCTCGCGGTGGCGCTGATCGGCCACCAGGTCGAGCTGATGCCCGGGGTCGCGAAGACCCTGGACGACCTCGCGACCCGGCACGAGTTGCTGCTGCTGACCAAGGGGGAGCAGGAGGAGCAGCAGCGCAAGCTCGACGCGTGCGGGCTGCTGCACCACTTCCGGGCCGCGCACATCGTGCCGGAGAAGGACGTGGACACCTATCACTGGCTGGCCCGCGAGCACGGCTTCGAGCCGGCCGGCGCGTGGATGATCGGCAACTCGCCGCGGTCGGACATCCGGCCCGCCCGGGCCGCCGGGATGAACGCGGTCTTCATCCCGAACGAGAACACCTGGGTGCTGGAGGACGACGAACTCGACCCGGGCGACACCGGCGTGATCCGGCTGGCCGCGTTTTCCGACCTGCTCCAGCACTTCTGA
- a CDS encoding VOC family protein, whose protein sequence is MIASFKDLCMDAADAHRLGAFWAGIIDGELVDTGDGDTRIDPRAATGKAESIWVNTVPEPRTGKTRVHLDLRLAESAPAALLAAGARLVREPDAEIDWWVLADPEGNQFCAFASHDGARPGVFAVVVDSADPAAQAAWWAGVVGGRVETTAEGTVSVVGADGYPWERWVFDPVPERKQVKNRWHWDVTLTGPDVTALITAGATLLREPTERTRWWVMADPEGNEFCAFPPRPNQ, encoded by the coding sequence ATGATCGCGAGCTTCAAGGACCTGTGCATGGACGCGGCCGACGCCCACCGGCTCGGCGCCTTCTGGGCCGGCATCATCGACGGAGAGCTGGTCGACACCGGCGACGGCGACACCCGGATCGACCCGCGGGCGGCCACCGGCAAGGCCGAGTCGATCTGGGTCAACACGGTGCCCGAGCCGCGTACCGGCAAGACTCGCGTCCACCTGGACCTGCGCCTGGCCGAGTCGGCGCCGGCCGCGCTGCTGGCCGCCGGCGCGCGGTTGGTCCGCGAGCCGGACGCGGAGATCGACTGGTGGGTGCTGGCCGATCCGGAGGGCAACCAGTTCTGCGCGTTCGCGTCGCACGACGGCGCCCGGCCGGGCGTGTTCGCGGTGGTCGTCGACAGCGCCGACCCGGCGGCCCAGGCGGCCTGGTGGGCCGGGGTGGTCGGCGGCCGGGTGGAGACCACCGCGGAGGGCACCGTCTCGGTGGTGGGCGCGGACGGCTACCCCTGGGAACGCTGGGTCTTCGACCCGGTGCCCGAACGCAAGCAGGTGAAGAACCGCTGGCACTGGGACGTCACCCTGACCGGCCCGGACGTCACCGCGCTGATCACCGCCGGCGCCACCCTGCTGCGCGAACCCACCGAGCGGACCCGCTGGTGGGTCATGGCCGACCCGGAGGGCAACGAGTTCTGCGCCTTCCCGCCACGTCCCAACCAGTGA
- a CDS encoding L,D-transpeptidase family protein, giving the protein MNPTTPIQLTTLPPHARQAVVVTGDGYRTTHATLRAYAMVDDRWHPAGPPRPARIGADGFSDHHVEGVPTTPTGVYAIGPTMYGIAADPGVRYPYHRVAVDDWWNANPSSPHYNGFQRSATNPGGHSEALWREDPAYTHFAVISYNMPPTVATPVPDAGSGIFLHEFTEPDGNATAGCVSLSHEHLVEVLTWLDPDAAPHVVLTPVQHLDRY; this is encoded by the coding sequence GTGAACCCGACCACCCCCATCCAGCTGACCACCCTGCCGCCGCACGCGCGGCAGGCCGTCGTCGTCACCGGGGACGGCTACCGCACCACCCACGCCACCCTGCGGGCGTACGCGATGGTCGACGACCGCTGGCACCCGGCCGGTCCGCCCCGGCCGGCGCGGATCGGCGCCGACGGGTTCAGCGACCACCATGTCGAGGGCGTGCCGACGACGCCCACCGGCGTCTACGCCATCGGCCCGACGATGTACGGCATCGCCGCGGACCCGGGCGTCCGCTACCCCTACCACCGGGTGGCCGTCGACGACTGGTGGAACGCGAACCCTTCCTCCCCGCACTACAACGGCTTCCAGCGGTCGGCCACGAACCCGGGCGGGCACAGCGAGGCGCTCTGGCGGGAGGACCCGGCCTACACCCACTTCGCGGTGATCTCCTACAACATGCCGCCGACGGTCGCGACGCCGGTGCCGGACGCGGGCAGCGGCATCTTCCTGCACGAGTTCACCGAGCCCGACGGCAACGCCACGGCCGGCTGCGTCAGCCTGTCGCACGAGCACCTGGTCGAGGTGCTGACCTGGCTGGACCCGGACGCGGCTCCGCACGTCGTCCTGACCCCCGTGCAGCACCTCGACCGCTACTGA